The nucleotide window ATAAGTTGCAAGCTGAAACTGATGAACAATTTGCAAGACTTAGAGACTACGAGCATGAAATCAAGAGGACCAACAAAAACACTACTGTGGAGATCAACACAACTCgtagagaagatggaagtgaaGCATTTTCACAAATGTACTTATGCTTTGCGGCTCTAAAGACTTCATGGAAGCAACACTGCAGACCAGTTATTGGTTTGGACGGTACGTTTTTGAAGCACTCAATGCAGGGAATGATATTAACTGCTATTGGAAGGGATCCTAATAACCAGATATACCCGATAGCGTGGGCTGTAGTTTCTTCTGAAAATAATGATAATTGGGAGTGGTTTATCCACAAAGTCAAGGTCGACTTGGACTTGGGTGAAGGCGATGAGATCACAATAATATCTGATATGCACAGAAGTTTGATCCACGGTGTTGCTACTGAGTTGCCAAAGGCAGAGCATCGGGCTTGTGCAAGACATATCTACGCCAATCTGAAGAAACTGCACAAGTCAGACACACTGAAGCCAATGTTTTGGAGGGTCGCAAGCAGCTACAATGAAGCTGATTTCAAGCAAAATTTAGCTGCATTTAGAGAGTTTGACCCCTTGGCATGTGATGAGCTCCTTAAGAGAGACCACCGGACTTGGTGTAGGGCGTTTTTTAGGATTGGTTGCTGTTGTGCAGACACACACAACAACTTGACAGAGTCCTTTAATAGGACTCTAAAGGTGGCACGGAAGAAACCTTTTGTCCAGATGTTAGAGCTGATAAGGAGAGATGCAATGCAAAGGATTGCCAACCGCTTTGAACTAGCTCGTAAGGAACCTGCAAGGCATACTAAGAAAGCAAGAAAGGAGGTTGAGAAGTCGTGTGATGAAGCTCAACACTGTCGTTCTGTCTCTAGCACTGGTGGGAGGTATGAGGTTGTTGAGGGAACTAATGGATACTCGGTGAaattgcacaagaggacatgtgCGTGTAGAAAGTGGGATCTAACTGGGATTCCATGTCGTCATGCTGTGTGTGCGATCAGGGAGAACACAGGCTTGGTTGAAGACTACATATCTGATTACTACACGACCGAGAAATGGAGAGAGACTTATCGAAGAGATTTGAAGCCGGTCAATGGACCAAAATTTTGGGTTGAGTGTGGAGGAGGACGCATTGTTGGACCACCTTACAAACGTCCTCCAGGAAGACCTAAGGGAAAAGCTAGGATCAAAGGAGTACATGAGTCACCCTCAAAAAAGAGGGTTGGTCGCAAAGGAAGGGTACCACACTGTGGTATTTGCAGTGAGAAAGGTCATAACTCAAGGACATGCCCCACTGAGGTATGATCTTATTTTCTTAAGTGTGTTTTATGCTGATTATGTCTGCGCTTATTGAGTTTTTCTTTGTCTTTCGACAGTCTCCGGAGACCAGGGAAAAACGAAGACGGCTAAGTAAGCAATGTGAAGAAGATGCTGAAGAAGCAGCTGCAAGGAATGGTCAAGATGAAGCAAACGATGAAGCTCAGGAAACAGCTGAAATGGAAGCTGATTTGGCAGCTCAAATGGAAGATCAAGTAGAAGTTGAGTTTATTTCTTCTACTGCACCTCAGCCAAGCCAACCAAGCCAAGGAAACCAAGCACCACAACGAAACCTCAGAAGAAGCAGTCGCTTGGCAGCTTTGCTTTTCGGTTGAAGGGAGGTTTAtcctttttttgaaaaacaatttacaTGTGGTAACATGTTCTCGGGTACCTTATTAGGATTGTTTTACATGTTTTAACATGTCCTCGGAAAGCTTCTTTTTTCATGTTCTATCATGTTAACGATGATGTAATGTTTAAACTTCAACTATGTATTCCATTTTGAACTGGTTTATCTACTTCTAGTTTATGATTATAGTTTGTCATTCTAAGCTTCTTATAAATGTAAAACATCTCAATACTAGCCTAAAATATCATCACATTACACATTCATCATTCATTACATAACCAgttttttttagaaacataagaCTCATTCATCACATAACTAGTCTTTAGAAAGGAAAAGAAACAGAAGACTCAACACTCTTAATCACTAACAATACAACACAGTTTCAGAAACTTATTCTTCCAACCAAGGTTGGGGTTCAAACGTTTCATCTCATCTTCACTTCCATTTGATTTTGCAGCCTCTTTCTTCTCCAATTCCATAGAAAGTTCCAAATTTCTATTTCTCAGTTCATTGATCACTCTTCTTTTCTCTCTAATTTCATCTCTAGCTTCAATCAACGCTCTTTTTGGCCACCCAGTGACTTCTCCTTCATCGAACCATTCAAAGAATTTGCAGTGTTCATTGCCCATTTCCTATACCCAAATACATACAAGATGTACTCACtccaaaaaaaatagtaaccAATTGTGAGCAGAAGAATTGTGTACCTTATACAGTTCACAACCAAAAAATTTTCGCCCAGGATTCTTATTTGTCCACGCAGTGAAAATCTTGGCGGGCAACCCACAGTCACACATTCTTCTGCCTCCAATAGATCTGCTCCGCCTAAAACTCGAAGATTCAGCGTTGTAAGTCATCGTCTCACACTCTCGGGTCTTCGTCTTCCTCTTGTAACTCAGTAgcctctgtttctttttttcttgttgaGAGAAGGAGATAAAGGTCTGAGAGACCAGATTTTAGATTTAGGTTAAATCTGGGTCGGGTTTATGGTTAATTAAGGGTGGGTCGGGTTTTTTTAAAAACCGGGTAAATCGGGTTCGGTTTTATTGTTCCGAAGAGATTAACCGGGTTCCGACGAGGTTAAGTGGGTTTGTGATGTTAAACACATAATTTTTTGCTAATCATCACATGTCGTTATGTGCGACATATACTTCGTGTAGGTTTCGATACATTTGTTTACTCTGGATGGTTGGCCATGTGATGCTGCATAGTCTGTGTAGCTGCGTAACAATTTTCCTTAGTGTAAACATAAACAATAGTATTATGAACATAgtatttttggcaattttccttCATATTTAGGGATATGGACATGCCAGACAAAgacgttataaaaaaaaaaaaagacatgccAGACAGAATGGTTGGATCTAGGAATGCGCATGCTTAAAGATTCACTTATATTTCGAAATCTCAAATTTGGACAATACCATCCCGTCCCAGCTGACAAACCGTGCCTGTACTGGGATAAACCGAGCACAGTTCCTGAATGTGTTTTACCAGTCTTAAAACAGTGTGTGGTTGTATTAAATTATTGAAGTCATAAAAACTCAGACAGAACAtgtaaagttacaaaaaaaatctcaaatagtttaaaagaaaaagttcAAATATCGCTCAAGATATCATAAAACACAGCCTTCAATTTCCTAAGGATCGGATCATTTCTCACTTCAAAAGGGAAATACAACAATACATCTGTTCGTAACTGTATCCACACAAACTTGTGCTGTCGTGTAAacctacaaataaataaaaaaagttgaaGATAAAAGACTGGATGAAATTTTGAACATGTCAGTAATAGATAGTTCAAGACTTTAAGAGATTACCTCCTCTTATCTTAGTTTTCTTAAACCTTGAACTCATGGACGTGGAACCATTTCGTGGATGACCATTTGTTTCCTTTCACCACTGGACATCCACCTGAAAATCAAAGCAGACGATATAGAAATTTAGAGACATTAATATTATTCTcactgaaagaaaaaaaaaagagtctttGGTTGTTGAATCTCTTCACCGTGCAAACTGGAAGGGTCTAGAGAGGCATCAGGTCTCATGTTCCAGAAAAGTAAAGCATCTCGCTTCTTTGGTAGAACAGAGAGTCCTTCTTTGCCACATTCCGAGAGCTGGTTCCACCATGGGACTGCACTAATGTTTCCTTTTGCTGCTGGGAACACGGTCTCGCCACCATCATCAACATCAGAGCTAATGTATTGTATGTCAAAAAAAGAAGACGATTAAAACAcacataagtatatattttctaaGAAAAGAAATGGATTATGAGAAAAGTTTTTGGTTACTTACAGGTACATAAGAACAGTGGCAATTCGTTGTCCTCCGTTCTTGGTGTTGAACTCATCTAAGAAATAATCATAGTGAGGCTCATACTTCTGCCCAACTTGGTAGTGAAGAACCTGAAGACCTTCTCCATTTTCTACAAACAAACAATGATCCACAAAATCAAAGATATGATGATATTAACTCTGCAACCTTGCAAAAAGGGAACGTACCAACAGGAATGAAGGTGAAATCTGAAATCCTTTGCTCAATCCTCTCGACAACTTCGTCATGTCCTCTTTTGAGAAAAGTTCCAGAGCTCGTCCTTACTCTGAACAGAGACAGTATAGACAAATTAACAAACTTCGCCAAGTTTAAACtaagaagaagcaaaaaaaaaaaggaaagaggtGGATAGAAAACCTGCTATCTTTGCTGCCACCGGTTTTCTCATCAACCACAGTTGACTTAACCATGTTGGGTTTAGCGAGACTGATCAGGTGCTCACATTCTTCATTGGTCTAAAAGAAACGGAAACAAAAAGAAAGCCCAAAGATCACATCTCAGACATTTCAATTAAACAACTCTTTTCAGACACAAACGAAAAGAAAAATGTGTGTTTCCCTCCCTCTACGCCATGTTCACTGAACATTTCCATTAGGGGTTCAATGgaagattcatttttttttttttttttgataaccgtGGGGATCCGGTGACCGAGATCAACTGACTAATCCCACAAGGTCCACGGTACTCCACGTATTCTTGCGATTTAACGCTAGCCCGAGTGGCCACACGGTGTTTCAAAGCCGGGTCCATATTGGGGCTTTTACTCCCTCAAGACCACTAGCCCACCACCATGTGGTTTCAATGGAAGATTCATAACATCTTAAACTCTAGTGCAGAAGCAAAACAAAAGTCAACTCGATCTATCATCAAACAAAGTCAACTTGatcaatcaaaataaaaatctctAACCTTAGCTTTATCTTGTCAGAcaagaaataataaataaaaaaaagatttaccaAGAAATTGTGGTAAACAACAGCTCTAGGCTCCCACGATATCACTTCAACCCAACGCTCACCGTTCCCTTCCTCATCTCCTCCATTCCTATTATCAAAAATTTCACACAAAAACAAACTCAGCAAAATTCAAACTCGAATTCAAATCGTTTAATCACTACTAACCTCTCCTCCTGGCTCTTCCGTACAATGTTGGTCAAATCGTTGGGCTTTGAAGAGTTTCTGTTGGCATTTGGAAGTGACAAGATCCCCAGACCTAGAAGTATCATAATCACCACGAGAAGACCGATGAGCACCGTGAACGCTTGGGTCGATCGCGATGCTGATTTTCGCGGTTGGTAGCGAAGGTTGTTCTTCGATTTAGCCGCCAttggtttttgtttctctttcaAGATCTAAATGATTAGCATTGAAGAAGAGAGTCGTTACAGAGAAGCTTTGGagtttaatttataaatctttaaataattgttattattattattgtgtaATTTCGTGTGAGAttgattctcttcttctcttcgtGTTTGTTTTTCTTCGTCGTCGTCGCGTATTTGTTAGATACAGACACTAGTTAGGAAGGTGGCTTTGACTTTTATAATTCTGACTCAGcccttttattttcttttatttcttgttTCGTTCCCAATACTTTTCGGTAATCCAGTTGTTACCCCTAATTTGTTTTGTCCATTAGTGTGACATACTTTTCCCGATTACTAGAATGTCCTCGGTTTTATTGGCACTAATTTGTCTAGATATGTTTCTCACATTTGTAGCGTAAATTAATGGAGTGGTTGGAATAAGAACAGAGTCTCTAATTGCTGGATTATTTTAGTTGCGAGTGGCAATAAGGAACATTTCATGATCACTTAAATAATAATCTCTAAACATTCAAATGTGAAATGTGAAACAATGTTTctcatagatttttttttttgaaaaaaggcttTCATATTTAAATTGCAATGCTGAAAATAAAGTTACAAGGCTATGAGTTTTGACATCATAGAGATCAAAGTAAAGCatgggaaagaaaaataattgaCAAAATCATATGGAGCTAGAGAATTAAAGCAAAACACTCTGAGCATTTGAAGAAATTGAGAGAGGGATTAGCTCACTAAATAACTTTAGTTTTGGTCTCCGTGACGACCTCTGCCTCGGCAACCCCGGCTTTTGCGACCTCTTACcgtgtgccattgcatatcttAGACCTTCTATGTTTCTCATAGATGAAATAAActtatagataaaaaaaaagattgttagGATTTATTTTGGTAGATGTCAAATAATTTAGGTGTTGAGGAATTACAGAGGACTTGGGAGTTTTAACTTCTAGTAATATCTTTTAAGCGAAGTTACTAATGGAAAATAGCACATGGATCTCTCCTTTCCAATGATATCGATATTTCTTTGTTTATCTACAAATTGAGATGTGGTAAGAACATGTTAGACATTACCAAAACATGATTCGGTCACATCTTGAAGTGTTTATATTTCTCTATCCAATAAAAAAAGAGGATGGTCAACATTTTCTTTAGTGGGTATTATTTAATACAAGTACTTAGTTGTCAGACTAATCCAATTCTTATCAAACATAAGAGAATTAGATTCATTTCAGATTAGCTTAATTCTTTTTATTACATGCATCCCAAATAAATCCAATATTCTCTTTCCGGATTAAGTTTTGATAATTCAGTAATACACTATTTGAGATAAACACATTGTTCATCTGAGATGTGTATGAGTCTTTCTTatggatttttttgtttttgtcaagAGAGTCTTTCTTATGGATAAGAATTATAAAAACACCCATGTACAATATAACCTTATTATCTACGGAACAAGAAACTAATGTTCCATAGTAAGATTGAATTTTATTCAACACTTACAAACCAAACAACCACACACCAAAGTCCAGATCCATTAACACGGAACACAATTACACATGAATGTACAAagacacaaacacacacacacatatgtaGACATATACGCAAGACAATTTGCACATAGTTAAAAGACATTAAGCGAAGTTGCATAGAGAGGAATGCAAGGCTTGAATGAGAAATAGTTTGGTACATAAGACGAAAACCTCTTTCTCTTGAGTGAATCTGCAGATCCAAGAGCAGGCTGGTTCAAGTACGCGTACTTACTCTTCATCCACCTGATAGATAAGTTAGAACCGTGTTATAACAGCTCAAATAGCTGAGAAAAAAAACAGGTGGCTCTTGTTCTAGACTCATTATATGGTCTAAGATATTtgaaaaaaagagtaaagattATCTGAAGGAGAGTTAAACAGAGACCAGTCTTTAATTCCCTCGTGAACTTCGGTTTCTGGATCCTCCATGTCCAAGCTTTCTTCAAAGCGTTTGTAGTCCTCATCCTGCAACAGATACAATAATTAGACCATACCAAGTTGAAAGCATGAGACCATCTGATTATCCCTCGTCAATGATCTAAAAAAGCCACACAAGAACTGTAAAACACAATAGGGACATACAGAGAGATTACGGGCTCTGACACGAGCTGCAGCCTTAATAGCAGCAAAGAGATGCTCCTCTTCAATGATCTGCTTCTGCCTCCAGAACTTCTTGATCTGTTTATTGGTTATGCTGTCTCCCTCGATCTTTCTTGATCCATATCCTGGAGATGGAGGaagcggtggaggaggaggaggcggcGGCGTCAAGGACTTCTTGAAGCACAAGTTCTCAGACTCATCCATAATCTGCTTCTTCATATCCATACCAAGGACTTCACCTTCACAAGCTAAAACAATTTGAAAACTATATACACaacagaaagagaagagaagctaCTAAATCTACAGATTCTGAATCTAACCTTCAAACTAAAGAGATACACCTAAGATTCTTAAGGGTCTACCAAACAATTATCAACGTCTACGTCTACTCTTCTAATTATCTTGTACGTTAAGACAAACTAAATAGCTTAAGCTGTAGAAGATAAGACAGGTAGATGTAACTTCTAACCTTCACTCAATGATAAAGTAATGTAAGgataatgtaaaatatatggtcttgGAGCACCTAATGGTACATCTTTCAATC belongs to Brassica rapa cultivar Chiifu-401-42 chromosome A07, CAAS_Brap_v3.01, whole genome shotgun sequence and includes:
- the LOC103845926 gene encoding uncharacterized protein LOC103845926, which gives rise to MSVSVKVKCFHSGRFKDEGGLCYVDGTVDEFELDADSLFTNLVMKMFEKRIVIGKLWFKLPFHELEDRKPLFENVEANKKRMESSARWYKELDIYVERDRVVLAEEGSTNVGVQERVMNVEPEEEGLHDRAEKQCEKLCEKLAEKNSETGLMFDEDEDEALDTLYDPLADDSDDEKCSEDALSESSESNDEAEVVEEDIVDIDNVNYEEQIPDEDEVYPATDDSSGDEEEQAERLVQRGLPDGVFSLRQLFSSGSEFKKNVIRYILKTGRNVIFDRWEKTKLGAKCGEKNCGWRIYCSVEEPIGKWMVKVYEDEHQCHPVGRCKLIKSPVVADLFLEDIRRDPEMSAPEIKDEMKRRYNIIISPAQSQVARRLIFDKLQAETDEQFARLRDYEHEIKRTNKNTTVEINTTRREDGSEAFSQMYLCFAALKTSWKQHCRPVIGLDGTFLKHSMQGMILTAIGRDPNNQIYPIAWAVVSSENNDNWEWFIHKVKVDLDLGEGDEITIISDMHRSLIHGVATELPKAEHRACARHIYANLKKLHKSDTLKPMFWRVASSYNEADFKQNLAAFREFDPLACDELLKRDHRTWCRAFFRIGCCCADTHNNLTESFNRTLKVARKKPFVQMLELIRRDAMQRIANRFELARKEPARHTKKARKEVEKSCDEAQHCRSVSSTGGRYEVVEGTNGYSVKLHKRTCACRKWDLTGIPCRHAVCAIRENTGLVEDYISDYYTTEKWRETYRRDLKPVNGPKFWVECGGGRIVGPPYKRPPGRPKGKARIKGVHESPSKKRVGRKGRVPHCGICSEKGHNSRTCPTESPETREKRRRLSKQCEEDAEEAAARNGQDEANDEAQETAEMEADLAAQMEDQVEVEFISSTAPQPSQPSQGNQAPQRNLRRSSRLAALLFG
- the LOC103846219 gene encoding uncharacterized protein LOC103846219, coding for MTYNAESSSFRRSRSIGGRRMCDCGLPAKIFTAWTNKNPGRKFFGCELYKEMGNEHCKFFEWFDEGEVTGWPKRALIEARDEIREKRRVINELRNRNLELSMELEKKEAAKSNGSEDEMKRLNPNLGWKNKFLKLCCIVSD
- the LOC103845927 gene encoding prolyl 4-hydroxylase 5 — translated: MAAKSKNNLRYQPRKSASRSTQAFTVLIGLLVVIMILLGLGILSLPNANRNSSKPNDLTNIVRKSQEERNGGDEEGNGERWVEVISWEPRAVVYHNFLTNEECEHLISLAKPNMVKSTVVDEKTGGSKDSRVRTSSGTFLKRGHDEVVERIEQRISDFTFIPVENGEGLQVLHYQVGQKYEPHYDYFLDEFNTKNGGQRIATVLMYLSDVDDGGETVFPAAKGNISAVPWWNQLSECGKEGLSVLPKKRDALLFWNMRPDASLDPSSLHGGCPVVKGNKWSSTKWFHVHEFKV
- the LOC103845928 gene encoding uncharacterized protein LOC103845928, with product MDMKKQIMDESENLCFKKSLTPPPPPPPPLPPSPGYGSRKIEGDSITNKQIKKFWRQKQIIEEEHLFAAIKAAARVRARNLSDEDYKRFEESLDMEDPETEVHEGIKDWWMKSKYAYLNQPALGSADSLKRKRFSSYVPNYFSFKPCIPLYATSLNVF